The following coding sequences lie in one Rutidosis leptorrhynchoides isolate AG116_Rl617_1_P2 chromosome 6, CSIRO_AGI_Rlap_v1, whole genome shotgun sequence genomic window:
- the LOC139852980 gene encoding potassium channel AKT1-like, giving the protein MEEICRTNNKNKKYNAFRVSMCGDAHELEQISRDGSQYSLTTGILPSLGARSNRRVKLRNFIISPHDRKYRIWGTYLVGLVLYTAWVSPFEFGFLEEPRRPLSIIDNIVNAFFAIDIILTFFVAYLDESTHLLVDNRKKIAWRYTSSWLAFDIISTIPSELARKISTGSFQSYGLFNMFRLWRLRRVSAMFASLEKDRNFNYFWVRCAKLIFVTLFALHCAGCFYYKLAAHYPNPARTWIGYDNENFKEESLVVRYVTSLYWSITTLTTVGYGDLHAQNRREMMFVICYMLFNLGLTSYLIGNMTNLVVHGTSKTRQFRDTIEAASNFASRNHLPLRLQDMMLAHLCLKFRIDSEGLQQQETIDSLPKAIRSSISHYLFYSLLDKAYLFHDVSNDLLFQLVSEMKAEYFPPKEDVILQNEAPTDFYILVTGAVELLVMKNGVEQVVGEAKPGDLCGEIGVLCYRPQLFTVRTKRLSQLLRLNRTTFMNIVQANVGDGAVIMNNLLQHLKERNDPLMEGVLLEIENMLARGRMDLPLSLCFATLRGDDLLLQKMLKKGLDPNESDSNGRTPLHIAASKGSVNCVLLLLDYGSDPNCSDSEGNVPLWEAIIGNHESLVRILSDNGATLSSGDVAQYSCIAAEKNDLNLLKKIVRHGGDITRVRKDGSTALHVAVTEGNIEMVKFLLEKGANIDQQDQQGWTPRDLAEQQGHEEIINLFVTVKFTSDPQFNRTAPLLSIPEEKRARDTQRVKFLGRIKSEPSMVQFGTQDVDDGSVGGSRRRRRGDNFHNSLFGIMSNAREGDNSIDLVGPRLKSVVAHGGSETPGRVVISCPEKGDIEGKLVLLPKTFQELLDIGVKKYGFLASKVVNKDGVEIDEIEVVVDGDHLVFVSDTKRTGEKSDRK; this is encoded by the exons ATGGAGGAAATTTGTCGTACaaataacaaaaataaaaagtATAATGCATTTAGGGTTTCAATGTGCGGCGACGCACATGAACTCGAACAGATATCAAGAGACGGCAGTCAATACAGTTTAACTACCGGAATTTTACCCTCACTCGGTGCTCGTAGTAATCGTCGCGTTAAACTTCGTAACTTCATTATTTCACCTCATGATCGCAAATACag GATATGGGGGACGTATCTAGTAGGTTTGGTACTATATACCGCTTGGGTGTCTCCTTTCGAATTTGGTTTCCTTGAAGAACCAAGAAGACCACTTTCAATAATTGATAACATTGTCAACGCGTTCTTTGCAATTGATATAATCCTAACGTTCTTCGTAGCGTACCTCGACGAAAGTACCCATCTTCTTGTGGACAACCGTAAAAAGATTGCTTGGAGATATACAAGCAGTTGGTTGGCTTTTGACATTATTTCCACAATTCCTTCTGAATTAGCCCGAAAAATTTCCACCGGATCCTTTCAATCTTATGGATTATTCAACATGTTTAGACTATGGCGTCTACGCAGAGTTAGTGCCATGTTTGCCAG TTTGGAGAAAGATAGGAACTTCAACTACTTTTGGGTTCGGTGTGCTAAGCTTATTTTT GTTACTCTGTTTGCCTTACATTGTGCCGGGTGTTTCTACTACAAGCTTGCTGCTCATTACCCGAATCCAGCTAGGACTTGGATAGGGTATGATAACGAGAATTTTAAAGAAGAGAGCTTGGTTGTACGTTACGTGACATCATTGTATTGGTCGATCACAACTCTTACAACTGTGGGATATGGCGATTTGCATGCTCAGAATAGAAGGGAAATGATGTTTGTCATATGTTACATGCTTTTCAATCTTGGATTGACGTCGTATCTGATAGGAAATATGACAAACTTGGTTGTCCACGGAACCAGTAAAACAAGACAATTT AGGGACACCATTGAAGCTGCCTCGAACTTTGCTTCTAGGAATCATTTGCCCCTTCGGTTGCAAGATATGATGCTTGCACATTTGTGCCTCAAATTTAGAATTGACTCCGAGGGGCTTCAACAACAAGAGACGATCGATTCACTCCCCAAAGCAATACGATCAAGCATTTCTCATTACCTTTTCTATTCGCTACTAGACAAGGCGTACTTATTCCATGATGTGTCCAACGACTTGCTCTTTCAGCTG gtttcagaaatgAAAGCTGAATATTTTCCACCAAAGGAAGATGTCATTTTGCAGAATGAAGCACCAACAGATTTCTACATACTTGTCACAGGAGCAGTA GAACTACTTGTTATGAAAAATGGAGTAGAACAGGTTGTAGGTGAAGCAAAACCTGGTGACCTTTGTGGTGAAATTGGGGTTCTTTGTTATAGACCTCAACTTTTCACTGTTCGCACCAAAAGATTAAGCCAGTTGTTAAGGTTAAACCGTACCACGTTCATGAATATTGTTCAAGCCAACGTTGGTGATGGGGCTGTTATCATGAACAATCTCCTCCAG CATTTGAAGGAAAGAAATGATCCACTTATGGAAGGAGTGTTGTTGGAGATAGAGAACATGCTGGCTCGTGGTAGGATGGACTTGCCATTAAGTTTGTGTTTCGCTACACTTAGAGGAGATGACCTTTTGTTGCAGAAAATGTTAAAGAAAGGTCTTGATCCAAATGAGTCGGACAGCAATGGAAGAACGCCTTTG CACATAGCAGCCTCAAAAGGAAGTGTGAACTGTGTGCTTCTGCTGCTAGATTATGGTTCAGATCCCAACTGCTCAG ATTCAGAAGGGAATGTTCCATTGTGGGAAGCTATAATCGGTAACCACGAATCGTTGGTCAGAATTTTATCAGACAATGGTGCCACACTATCATCTGGTGATGTAGCTCAGTATTCATGCATAGCAGCCGAAAAAAACGATTTGAATTTACTCAAAAAAATAGTTCGCCATGGAGGAGATATTACTCGTGTTAGAAAAGACGGATCCACGGCTCTTCATGTTGCAGTAACTGAAGGCAACATTGAGATGGTGAAATTTCTACTAGAAAAGGGAGCCAACATTGACCAACAAGATCAACAAGGTTGGACCCCTAGAGACTTGGCTGAACAACAAGGTCACGAAGAAATAATAAACCTCTTTGTTACTGTAAAGTTCACAAGTGACCCCCAGTTCAACAGAACAGCACCGCTCCTTTCAATCCCTGAGGAGAAGCGGGCCCGTGATACTCAACGCGTGAAGTTTCTTGGGAGGATTAAAAGTGAGCCGTCAATGGTCCAGTTTGGCACGCAAGATGTCGATGACGGGTCAGTTGGCGGATCACGTAGGAGAAGAAGAGGTGATAATTTTCATAATTCTCTATTTGGGATAATGTCGAATGCTAGAGAAGGTGATAACAGTATAGACTTGGTGGGACCTAGGCTTAAAAGTGTAGTGGCTCATGGTGGGAGTGAAACCCCTGGTAGGGTGGTTATAAGTTGCCCTGAGAAAGGAGATATTGAAGGGAAACTAGTTTTGTTACCGAAAACGTTCCAGGAATTATTGGATATTGGTGTGAAGAAATATGGTTTTTTGGCTTCAAAAGTAGTAAACAAAGATGGGGTGGAAATAGATGAAATAGAAGTAGTTGTAGATGGTGATCACCTGGTGTTCGTTTCTGATACAAAGCGGACAGGTGAGAAATCAGATAGGAAATGA